A genomic stretch from Mercenaria mercenaria strain notata unplaced genomic scaffold, MADL_Memer_1 contig_4697, whole genome shotgun sequence includes:
- the LOC123523103 gene encoding uncharacterized protein LOC123523103 — translation MFQASDYTQTVSVRLSEVLADIGVHERNVEKRRRTWMLMECMQYCSHKLTGTRQTFFLLGSKSEGTTTLGLRSDIDFLVCLNNFKILQDLSDWQPGKQNLLMINDETVPPGYCLLQCLRDDVPLPQNFVYYNLFNRERAGRILLSNKIASAIIANGTDFLPEGVRNGPAYTRTGQTGVHDIDMVGALPCKSWPLQAQQWLNQQGVGQWPLDDMKRYCSSTGCFVVGVGSKSSENEDTEWRISTSLAERCLMFNLNITQIRCYVLMKMILKTYIKPLYDNTITSFMCKTVLFKLIANTHSNFWREKNLLVCLSFCLYVLYTSTLNENCPHFIIPGNNLMAGHITQESKPRILEILQNIINSEGTALLGIECDALGERLLLKLNNLSSFKTTSGIVSGDLFKTIARMINSSIEACLIPVSNSSNEEAIQILLNRILKLAIISNQCQGLKKTACRLLAPRLCITLGSVLASLDIQQYKGISTEALVRLSMGLNTDVASSKLKLASMFYCKGDFNRTKIVLSDIEANYDPNIVEPVCSCYTCIGHYLRERFNEICDNHSDEALQYVTASCVIFLKCEINCIPVELKYELFRSTGEDLAVRVFSDIWMNWAVVDSLPYLYFLQYKTYSNLGRQDDKERALSNLIRTIDQEPNLAHRETALNILGQCMEQEVRPTDALNCYSLSLNVRGRSNAAKIHICRLLSTLINARAQNQAFQ, via the coding sequence atgtttcaagCATCAGATTATACACAAACTGTGTCAGTGAGACTGTCAGAGGTTCTTGCTGATATAGGAGTGCATGAGAGGAATGTTGAGAAGAGAAGAAGAACATGGATGCTCATGGAATGTATGCAATACTGTAGTCATAAACTAACGGGTACAAGGCAAACATTCTTTTTATTAGGTAGTAAGTCAGAAGGAACAACTACATTGGGCCTTCGTTCAGACATTGACTTTCTTGTGTGTTTAAATAACTTTAAGATATTACAAGACTTAAGTGATTGGCAGCCTGGTAAACAAAATCTACTGATGATTAATGATGAGACTGTACCACCTGGTTACTGTTTGCTACAGTGTCTGAGAGACGATGTCCCTCTTCCGcaaaattttgtatattataaTCTCTTTAACAGGGAAAGGGCTGGAAGAATATTACTAAGCAATAAAATAGCGTCTGCAATAATAGCAAATGGAACAGATTTTCTTCCAGAAGGAGTACGCAATGGTCCAGCATATACACGAACTGGACAAACCGGGGTTCATGACATAGACATGGTTGGTGCTTTACCCTGCAAATCATGGCCTCTACAAGCTCAACAATGGTTAAACCAGCAAGGTGTAGGTCAGTGGCCTTTAGATGATATGAAGAGATATTGTAGCAGCACTGGGTGTTTTGTTGTTGGAGTCGGAAGCAAGAGCAGTGAGAATGAGGATACTGAATGGAGAATATCAACATCTCTAGCAGAAAGGTGTTTAATGTTTAATCTCAATATCACACAGATTCGGTGCTATGTGTTGATGAAGATGATATTAAAAACTTACATTAAGCCTCTCTATGATAATACCATTAcaagtttcatgtgtaaaacagttctATTCAAACTAATTGCAAATACACATTCTAATTTTTGGCGAGAAAAAAACTTACTTGTTTGtctatcattttgtttatatgtCCTGTACACCAGTACTCTGAATGAAAACTGTCCACATTTCATCATACCTGGGAATAATTTGATGGCAGGACATATTACTCAAGAGTCTAAACCTCGCATTCTTGAAATACTTCAGAATATTATAAACAGTGAAGGAACAGCATTACTAGGGATCGAATGTGATGCTCTTGGTGAAAGGCTTTTGCTGAAGTTGAATAACTTATCTTCATTCAAGACGACAAGTGGCATTGTTTCAGGAGACTTATTCAAAACAATTGCACGAATGATAAATAGTAGCATAGAAGCTTGTCTAATTCCTGTTAGCAACAGCAGTAATGAAGAAGCTATACAAATATTATTGAATCGTATTTTAAAACTTGCTATTATTTCTAATCAATGTCAAGGATTGAAGAAAACAGCTTGCAGACTTCTTGCACCACGATTATGTATAACACTGGGATCTGTCCTGGCATCCCTCGACATTCAACAATACAAGGGTATATCAACAGAAGCTCTCGTCAGGCTCTCAATGGGTCTGAACACAGATGTTGCTTCTAGTAAACTGAAGCTAGCATCCATGTTTTACTGTAAAGGTGACTTCAACAGAACTAAAATTGTGCTCTCAGATATTGAAGCAAACTATGACCCAAACATTGTTGAGCCTGTTTGTTCTTGCTATACTTGCATCGGTCATTATCTAAGAGAAAGATTCAATGAAATATGTGACAATCACAGTGATGAAGCTCTGCAGTATGTTACagcatcttgtgtcatatttcTGAAATGTGAAATCAACTGCATTCCGGTTGAACTAAAGTACGAACTGTTCAGATCTACAGGAGAGGACCTTGCTGTAAGAGTTTTTTCGGACATCTGGATGAACTGGGCAGTGGTGGATTCTCTCCCTTACCTGTATTTTCTACAATACAAGACCTACAGCAATCTTGGGAGACAAGATGACAAAGAAAGAGCACTTTCCAACCTTATCAGGACTATTGACCAGGAACCAAACCTTGCTCACAGGGAGACAGCTCTAAATATACTTGGACAGTGTATGGAACAAGAAGTCCGACCAACAGATGCTTTAAATTGTTATTCATTATCCCTAAACGTAAGGGGAAGAAGCAATGCTGCTAAGATCCATATATGTAGGCTTCTATCTACTCTGATAAATGCCCGAGCCCAGAACCAAGCATTCCAGTGA